AACAAGCTGGACTTCGCGGCGGTGCCCATCGTGTCGGTGGCCATCCGTTCGGAGAAACTGTCGCCCCAGGCGCTGACCACGATGGTGGACAAGAAGGTCAAGCGGCGCCTGGAGAACATTTCCGGAGTGGGCAAGGTGGACATGGTGGGCGAGTCGGAGCGCGAAGTGGCCATCCAGCTCGATCCCGTCCGCCTGGAGGCGTTGGGGATGGGTGTGGACGAGGTGGTGCTCGGCCTCCAGTCGGAAAACGTCAATACCCCACTGGGGCGGATCAACCGCAACGGAACAGAATTTCCCCTGCGCGTGGCCGGCAAGCCGAGGGATGTCGCGGCGTTCCAGCAGATGGTCATCGCCCAGCGCAACGGCCGGCCTATCACCCTGGCCGAGGTGGCCCGCGTGGAGGACGGTATCCAGGAGCAGCGATCGCTGGCGCTCATCAACGGTGTGCCGGCGGTGGCCCTGGACATCCTGAAGCAGTCGGGTGCCAACACCGTGGAGGTCGTGGACACGGTCAAAGCCGAGGTGGTCCAGCTGCAGAACGAAATGCCGGCCGGCACCACCCTCGAGCTGATCCGCGACGGTTCCATCTTCATCCGCGATTCGGTCCGGGACGTCCAGGAGACGATGATTCTTGGCGGCCTGCTGACGGTGTTCATTGTGTTCCTGTTCCTGAACTCCTGGCGCTCCACGGTGATCACCGGCCTGACCCTGCCCATTTCGGTGGTCTCGTCATTCATCGTCATGAACTTCATGGGGATGACTCTGAACATGATGACGCTGATGGCGCTGTCGCTGGCCATCGGCCTGCTCATCGACGACGCCATCGTCGTCCGGGAGAACATCGTCCGCCACCTGGAGCGGGGCGAGGACCACTTCACCGCCGCCCGCAACGGCACGAGCGAGATCGGCCTGGCGGTGATGGCCACCACGTTCTCCATCGTGGCGGTGTTCGTCCCGGTGGCGTTCATGAAGGGGATCATCGGGCGGTTTTTCTTCCATTTCGGGATCACCGTGACTTTCGCCGTGCTCGTGAGCCTCTTCGTGTCGTTCACCCTGGACCCGATGCTGTCATCGCGCTGGTACGACCCGGACGTGGAGCGTAAGGGGAAGCGGCATCTGATCGCCCGGATCCTGGACCGCTTCAACGGCTGGTTCGACCGGTCCGCCGACGGCTACCGGGTGCTGGTCGGCTGGGCACTGGATCACCGCAAGACCATCGTGCTGCTGGCTGCCGTAGCCTTCGTGGGCGGCGTGGCCGTGTTCGGTCTCCTGGAGACGGCGTTCCTCCCGCCGTATGACCAGGCGGAGTTCCAGATCAACTTCAAGACGGCGCCCAACGCGTCTATCGCCGAAACCCGCAACCGGGTGGAGTCGGTGCTGAGGGTTCTGGAGGAATTCCCGGAGGTCAGGCATACCTATGCGACCATCGGGGCGGGGGACTGGGGCACCGTCCGTGACGCCAGCGTCTACGTGAAGCTGGTGGAGCGGGACGCCCGAAGCCGGAACCAGTTCCAGCTGCAGCGGGCGGTTCGGGGGCGGCTGCTGCACGTGGCGGGCATCGTGCCGTCGTTTGCGGAGCCCGGCAACATGGACTCCCGCAAACCGCTGCTGGTGAGCATCCGGGGTGAGGACCTGGATCTGCTGAAGCAGCACGCGCTCCGTTTGAAGGAGGCCACCTACTCCATCGCCGGGGTCGTCGATCAGGAAGTCAGCCTGGAGCAGGAGATCCCCGAGTACAAGATCATCGTGGATCGCGAGCAGGCGCTGGCCACCGGGGTCATGACCATGGATGTGGTGCGCACCGTCGGGGCGCTGGTGGGCGGGCAGGTGGTGTCCACCTACGAGGACGAGGACGGCGACGCGGTGGACGTCCGCGTGCGCCTGCCGCAGGAGTTGCGCCGCGACCCCGGCCAAGTCCAGCAGCTCAAGGTGACGGTCCGCACGCCCGGGGGACTGCCGGTTCTGGTGCCGCTGCTGAGCCTCGTCCGCTACGAGGTGAGTACGACTCCCTCTGAAATCAATCGTCAGGATCTGAGCCGCGAGGTGGTCTTCTCGGCGAACATGGACAACCTCCCGCTGGGAACGGCGGTGCAGCGCATCGATGCCGAGGCCGCCAAGCTGGACCTGCCGCCCGGCTACCAGGTGGTGTTCGGCGGCGAGAACGAGATCATGGTGGAGTCGTTCGGCTACATGGCCGAGGCGCTCCTGCTGGCGGTAATCCTGGTGTACTTGATCCTGGCCGCGCAGTTCGAGTCGTTCATCGACCCGCTCGCTATCATGCTGTCGCTCCCCTTGTCTGTCGTCGGCATGGCGGGTATGCTGTTCATCACCGGCGACACGGTGAACATCATGTCGCTCATCGGGCTCATCATGCTCATGGGTCTCGTCACCAAGAACGCCATCCTGCTGGTGGACTTTGCCAAGGCTCTGCGGGCGGAAGGGGTGAGCCGCCGCGAGGCGCTAATCGTTGCGGGCCGAACCCGCCTGCGCCCCATCATGATGACAACCCTGGCCACACTAGTGTCCTAAATAATCTGTTAAGGAACACCGTAACACAAGCAATATCATGAAGAAAGATCCTGTCTGCCGATTTATCGATTTGAATTCCAGCCGGCTCTCCGCCCATACTCGTGGGATCTCGACATCCCAGGAGCACCCGCATGAACACCGGCCAGACTGTCTTCGCGCAGCTGCTCGATTTGATACCGACCTACGAGTTTCGTAAATGCGTCCACCGCTACCACGGCAATCGTGGGGTCAAGCACTTCACTTGCTGGGATCAGTTCCTGTGCATGCTCTACGCCCAACTGACCGGGCGGGAAAGCCTCCGCTCGCTGGAAGTCTGCCTGCACAGTGTCCGGACCCATCTCTACCACTGCGGGATCCGCTCCCCCATGTCCCGCAGCAACCTGGCCCACGCCAACGAGCAGCGGGATTGGCGCATCTACGCCGACTTCGCCCAGGTCTTGATCCAACAGGCCGTCCGGCTCTATGGCGAACGCGAGTACTTGCCCGGTCTCCAGCAAGCGGTCTACGCGTTCGACTCCACCACCATCGAGCTGTGCCGGGCGCTCTTTCCCTGGGCCCGCTTCGGCCGCCAGGCGG
This DNA window, taken from Acidobacteriota bacterium, encodes the following:
- a CDS encoding efflux RND transporter permease subunit; amino-acid sequence: MLLSNLSIKRPVFAAVMMLALVTLGVFSYRRLAIDMFPDVEIPVLSIVTVFPGASPETVEREVTKRIEEAVNPISGVKHVTSTSREGVSTVVVEFELGVKINDASQEARSKIGAIRGELPQGIEEPIINKLDFAAVPIVSVAIRSEKLSPQALTTMVDKKVKRRLENISGVGKVDMVGESEREVAIQLDPVRLEALGMGVDEVVLGLQSENVNTPLGRINRNGTEFPLRVAGKPRDVAAFQQMVIAQRNGRPITLAEVARVEDGIQEQRSLALINGVPAVALDILKQSGANTVEVVDTVKAEVVQLQNEMPAGTTLELIRDGSIFIRDSVRDVQETMILGGLLTVFIVFLFLNSWRSTVITGLTLPISVVSSFIVMNFMGMTLNMMTLMALSLAIGLLIDDAIVVRENIVRHLERGEDHFTAARNGTSEIGLAVMATTFSIVAVFVPVAFMKGIIGRFFFHFGITVTFAVLVSLFVSFTLDPMLSSRWYDPDVERKGKRHLIARILDRFNGWFDRSADGYRVLVGWALDHRKTIVLLAAVAFVGGVAVFGLLETAFLPPYDQAEFQINFKTAPNASIAETRNRVESVLRVLEEFPEVRHTYATIGAGDWGTVRDASVYVKLVERDARSRNQFQLQRAVRGRLLHVAGIVPSFAEPGNMDSRKPLLVSIRGEDLDLLKQHALRLKEATYSIAGVVDQEVSLEQEIPEYKIIVDREQALATGVMTMDVVRTVGALVGGQVVSTYEDEDGDAVDVRVRLPQELRRDPGQVQQLKVTVRTPGGLPVLVPLLSLVRYEVSTTPSEINRQDLSREVVFSANMDNLPLGTAVQRIDAEAAKLDLPPGYQVVFGGENEIMVESFGYMAEALLLAVILVYLILAAQFESFIDPLAIMLSLPLSVVGMAGMLFITGDTVNIMSLIGLIMLMGLVTKNAILLVDFAKALRAEGVSRREALIVAGRTRLRPIMMTTLATLVS